In Aricia agestis chromosome 14, ilAriAges1.1, whole genome shotgun sequence, one genomic interval encodes:
- the LOC121733950 gene encoding serine/threonine-protein phosphatase 6 regulatory subunit 3 encodes MFWRGNFIAVNDVNFLLKEENVTLSQVLEADDILPECRADNKALRTFLTKPEIRAELITLITEEPSKNLELTTQYRHAHIASEVLTSQLPTLRDQLAMDTVQMNRLCDFVNKPPPLNPLLASYFSKTIEMLFQRNPKQDWYAHHIVCLHVLDLFKSRRDFLPNLLRHISTSAITDVFKCLFSLKDNFDKIIIEWLDEHQVLDNLIHIICGTYEPEPLPLPAAHSAAPPAAPPAPSALDTNHNDSQHNGDADPGNQNTNDSGERTESEDVEAETSRETREARIREVASANAAALLCEVVLSNCIASGWGAVEGGGAGAALAGRLRAEAGVRALLQAAFTAPQHAARAALLHAATLLRALLVLPDDAGAGCGCGAEGGAEAACAVEHAVAPHVPLLHNALLRPPGAGAGAAPGVGAPRVAVAAVIARLAKSEAEDVFKVLLSLGTAGVLVDMVFEYPDNNFLHAQVLDFVRNALDNRVYGDRYAAHLVGECHILTRLMDAFEENEDKLFAKSSRRAGYMGHVVALLRALYAAGAVHATVVDASAVDASAVDASAVDASAERYAVGEEEALRWERFFVARLHPHLQRLDTPLGGVHPSDTQYEMEESPEMPCGTYDLGEGVVSVEAELAEEAAEGDLAVPTNHMQNEMDFMRLSDQRFDDMWGDTADADEDVVQQVLTDASPWEEAGGGGADDGGWARFTDAFSSDWPENVKEDPLTMELAQKMMDAFNSTFDYPSFGSAEPPASEPPTPEKAAPEPPTVKSSTDLSASANSTTGPPAPEPPSVRLATEPAPAPPASQSPVPETPTSVPASKPPAAEPSSSEPPAPEPSAPEPPAPEPSEPEPPAADDAER; translated from the exons ATGTTTTGGAGAGGGAATTTTATCGCCGTAAATGACGTAAATTTTCTTCTCAAAGAAGAG AATGTAACGTTGAGTCAAGTTTTGGAGGCGGACGATATTTTACCGGAATGCAGGGCGGACAACAAAGCACTTCGCACGTT TTTAACAAAGCCAGAAATCCGAGCGGAGCTCATAACTCTGATAACAGAGGAGCCGTCCAAGAACCTGGAGCTGACAACGCAGTACCGACATGCGCATATCGCTAGCGAGGTGCTCACGAGCCAGCTGCCGACGCTCCGCGACCAGCTGGCCATGGACACTGTCCAGATGAACAGGCTCTGTGACTTCGTCAACAAACCTCCCCCACTGAATCCGCTACTGGCATCATACTTCAGTAAAACAATTGAAATGCTGTTCCAGAGGAATCCTAAACAG GACTGGTACGCGCACCACATCGTGTGTCTGCACGTGCTGGACCTGTTCAAGTCGCGGCGGGACTTCCTGCCCAACCTGCTGCGGCACATCTCCACCTCCGCCATCACAGATGTCTTCAAGTGCCTCTTCAGTCTCAAGGACAACTTCGACAAGATCATCATAGAG TGGTTGGACGAGCACCAAGTCCTGGACAACCTGATCCACATAATATGCGGGACGTACGAGCCGGAGCCCTTGCCGCTGCCGGCCGCGCactccgccgcgccgcccgccgcaccGCCCGCGCCATCCGCACTCGACACCAACCACAACGACAGCCAACACAACGGCGACGCTGATCCag GGAACCAAAACACGAACGACAGCGGAGAGAGGACGGAGTCGGAGGATGTGGAAGCGGAGACGTCGCGCGAGACACGCGAGGCTCGCATCCGGGAGGTCGCCAGCGCCAACGCCGCCGCGCTGCTCTGTGAG GTTGTGCTGTCGAACTGCATCGCTAGCGGTTGGGGGGCGGTGGAggggggcggcgcgggggcggcGCTGGCGGGGCGGCTGCGCGCGGAGGCGGGCGTGCGGGCGCTGCTGCAGGCCGCCTTCACCGCGCCGCAGCacgccgcgcgcgccgccctGTTGCACGCCGCGACGCTGCTGCGCGCGCTGCTCGTGCTGCCCGA CGATGCGGGCGCGGGTTGCGGGTGCGGGGCGGAGGGCGGGGCGGAGGCGGCGTGCGCGGTGGAGCACGCGGTGGCGCCGCACGTGCCGCTGTTACACAACGCCCTCCTGCGGCCGCCgggcgcgggggcgggggcggcgccAGGCGTGGGGGCGCCCCGCGTCGCCGTCGCCGCCGTCATCGCGCGACTCGCCAAGTCCGAGGCCGAAGACGTGTTCAAGGTGCTGCTGAGCCTCG GCACGGCGGGCGTGCTGGTGGACATGGTGTTCGAGTACCCGGACAACAACTTCCTGCATGCGCAGGTGCTGGACTTCGTGCGTAATGCGCTCGACAACCGCGTCTACGGCGACCGCTACGCCGCACAC CTGGTGGGGGAGTGCCACATCCTGACGCGGTTGATGGACGCTTTCGAGGAGAACGAGGACAAGCTCTTTGCCAA GTCATCGCGTCGCGCGGGCTACATGGGTCACGTGGTGGCACTTCTGCGGGCGCTGTACGCAGCGGGTGCGGTCCACGCGACCGTGGTCGATGCGAGCGCGGTCGACGCGAGCGCGGTCGACGCGAGCGCGGTCGACGCGAGCGCGGAGCGGTACGCGGTCGGCGAGGAGGAGGCATTACGTTGGGAGCGGTTCTTCGTCGCCAGGCTCCACCCACACCTACAGAGGTTGGACACGCCCCTG GGCGGCGTACACCCCTCCGACACACAGTATGAg ATGGAGGAAAGCCCAGAAATGCCCTGCGGGACCTATGAC TTGGGCGAGGGCGTGGTGAGCGTGGAGGCGGAGCTGGCGGAGGAGGCGGCGGAGGGCGACCTCGCCGTGCCCACCAACCAC atGCAAAATGAAATGGACTTCATGCGTCTCTCGGATCAGCGATTCGATGA CATGTGGGGCGACACGGCGGACGCGGACGAGGACGTCGTGCAGCAGGTGCTTACCGACGCGTCGC CGTGGGAggaggcgggcggcggcggcgcggacgACGGCGGCTGGGCGCGGTTCACAGACGCCTTCAGCTCCGACTGGCCCG AAAACGTGAAGGAAGACCCGCTGACGATGGAGCTGGCGCAGAAGATGATGGACGCGTTCAACTCTACGTTCGACTACCCCTCCTTCGGGTCAGCGGAACCCCCCGCGTCGGAACCCCCCACGCCGGAAAAGGCCGCACCAGAACCCCCTACTGTAAAGTCGTCAACGGACCTTTCTGCGTCTGCGAACTCGACAACGGGACCCCCCGCACCGGAACCCCCGTCTGTGAGGTTGGCAACGGAACCCGCCCCGGCACCTCCGGCTTCTCAATCTCCGGTGCCGGAAACCCCGACATCGGTACCCGCGTCGAAGCCCCCTGCGGCGGAACCCTCCTCGTCGGAACCGCCCGCGCCGGAACCTTCCGCGCCGGAACCCCCCGCGCCGGAACCCTCCGAGCCGGAACCCCCCGCGGCTGACGACGCCGAGAGATGA